In the genome of Streptomyces sp. P3, the window CGAGCACGAGACGGCGGACGCCGACGACGCGTCGGCCGCCGGGCCGGACGACCCCGACGGTGCGCGGGACGGCGCGGCGACGGAGGACAGGGGCGCGGAGGACGGCGAACGCAGCGACGCCCGGCGCGCGGCCTCGGCCCGGCGCTCCCGCGAGCGCGGACGCACCCCGCTGTTCGACCAGTACGAGGACGGCGAGCGTCGGCGGGCCGCCAACGAATGATCTCCGGCGTCCCGCCTCCGGCCTCGGGGAACGGATTTCCAAGCACGCCGACGGGGATGCTAGAGTTTCACTCGTTGCAAGGGCCTGTGGCGCAGTCCGGTAGCGCACCTCGTTCGCATCGAGGGGGTCTGGGGTTCAAATCCCCACAGGTCCACCGCAGCTCAGAACCCCTGCCGGGGAGACCCGGCAGGGGTTCTTTGGTGTCGTGCAGCGGTGAAGTACAGCAACCGCTCCTCCCGGGCGGGGCCTGAGGCCGCGTGAGCAGCCCCGGGCGCCGAGGGAGTGCGAGGAGGCGAGCGGCCCCTCAGAGGGCGAGCGGCCTCACGGGGTGAGCGACTTGGCGAAGCAGCGGCTCGCGTCGTAGGCGCGGTAGTAGCCGAACTTCGTGCACGGTTCGTACCCGCTGGAGGTGTACAGGGCGATCGCCTCCGGCTGCTCGGTGCCGGTCTCCAGCACCATCCGGATACGGCCCGCGTCCCGCGCGCTCTCCTCCAGCGCGGTGAGCATCCGTCGCGCGAGACCGCGTCCGCGCATGTCCCGCACCACGAACATCCGCTTCAGCTCGGCGTCGCCGTCCTGGTTGCCCTCGCCGTTCTCGTCCTGGCCGCGCCAGCCGCCGGTGGCGACCGGGCGGTCGGCCTCGTCGTAGGCGATGAGATAGACGCCGCGTGGCGACTGGAAGTCGGAGGGCGCAAGGACGGTGGCGTCGCCGCCGTCGCCGTATCGCTCGTGGTACTCGGCCTGGACCTCGTCGTTGAGCTTGACCGCGTCGGGATGGTCGAAGGGGACCGGACGTATTCTCACGCCGAACACAGTACGTGTAGGCACAACCCAACCTTCGGCGCCCCCGTGCGGCAGGGAAGGGGACCAGGTCCGGCCCGGCGACCCGCGGCCGGTATCGTGCCCGGGTGCTGACCGTGACCTCCGTGAACGTGAATGGACTCCGCGCCGCCGCGAAGAAGGGCTTCGTCGAGTGGCTCGCGGACACCTCCGCCGACGTGCTGTGCCTGCAGGAGGTGCGAGCCGAGCCGGAGCAGCTGCCGGAGGCGGTCCGGGCCCCCGAGGGATGGCACGTCACCCATGCCCCGGCCGCCGCCAAGGGCCGCGCCGGCGTCTCCCTCTACACCCGCCGTGAGCCGGACGCCGTCCGCGTCGGCTTCGGCTCGTCCGAGTTCGACGGGTCCGGCCGCTATCTGGAGGCCGACCTGCCCGGTGTGACGGTCGCCTCCCTGTACCTGCCCTCCGGCGAGGTGGGCACCGAACGGCAGGACGAGAAGCTCCGCTTCATGGGCGAGTTCCTCGCGTACCTCAAGGAGCTGCGCGCCCGCGCCGCCGCCGACGGCCGTGAGGTCCTCGTCTGCGGCGACTGGAACATCGCCCACCAGCAGGCGGACCTGAAGAACTGGCGCGCCAACGCCAAGAACTCCGGCTTCCTGCCCGAGGAGCGCGCCTGGCTCACCCGGGTCCTCACCCCGACGGACGGCGGCTACGTCGACGTCGTACGCGAACTGCACCCGGACACGACGGGCCCGTACACCTGGTGGTCCTACCGGGGACGGGCCTTCGACAACGACTCAGGTTGGCGCATCGACCTTCAGGTGGCGACGCCCGGTCTCGCGGCCAGGGCCGTCAAGGCGCTGGTGGAGCGGGCCGCCACACACGCCGAGCGCTGGTCGGACCATGCCCCGGTGACCGTGGTCTTCGACCTGTAGAGCGCCCGGTGGCCGCCGCGGCCCCGTCAGTTCTCCTTGCGCAGCCGTCGGTCCAGGGCGAGGGAGACCTCCGCCTCGACGACGCTGCGGGCCAGGGGGCGCAGGCGGGGGAGTTCCTGTTCGGTGGCGTGGCGCAGGATCAGGTCGGTGAAGAGTTCGGCGAGCGCGTCGGCGTGGGCGCGCACGCGCACGCCCGCCGCCAGGACCTCCGCGAGCGGGATGCCCTCGCGGACCAGGGCGGCGGAGACGTCCAGCAGCCGGCGGCTGATGTGGACGATCTCGTCGCCGTCGGTGCCCAGATAGCCGAGTTCGAGGGCGGTGGCGAGGTTCTCCGGGGTGACCTGGCCCTCGAAGCGGGCGGCGAGCTCCTCGGGGGTGAGGCGGACCGGCTCCTCCTCGGTGGGGCCGCCGACGCCGATGAGGTCGGCGACGTCGCGGCCCTGGTCGAGGGCGTCCGCCAGCTCCGCGATGCCGGTGAGGGTGTGGCCGCGCTCCAGCAGGGCCGCGATGGTCCGCAGCCGGGCCAGGTGATGGTCGTCGTACCAGGCGATACGGCCCTCGCGGCGGGGCGGCGCGAGCAGCTTGCGTTCGCGGTAGAAGCGCAGGGTGCGCACCGTGATGCCGGCCTCGGCGGCCAGTTCCTCCGCTCGGTACTCCCTCTTCTCCGTCACGGCCGAAGCCTATGTTGTACCGCCGGTAACTTTCCTTTTCCCGGCCCTACCCATCGGTACGGAGCTGCTCTACGCTCCCATTGCGCCAGTATTCACTGGCAGAGTCGCGAGAGTCGCACGGCAGGAGGTGTCGGGATGACCGAACACGTACGGGTGGCGGTGATCGGGTCCGGCTTCGGCGGGCTGGGGGCCGCCGTGCGGCTGCGCCGGGAGGGAATCACCGACTTCGTGATCCTGGAACGGGCGAGCAGCGTCGGCGGGACCTGGCGGGACAACAGCTACCCCGGCTGCGCCTGCGACGTGCCCTCCCATCTGTACTCCTTCTCCTTCGCCCCGAACCCCGAGTGGCCGCGCACCTTCTCCGGGCAGGAGCACATCCGCGCCTATCTGGAGCACGTCACGGACGTCTTCGGGCTGCGGCCGCACCTGCGGCTCGACTCCGAAGTACTGCGGATGACCTGGGACGCGCAGGAGCTGCGCTGGGACGTCGAGACGAGCGCGGGGCGCTACTTCGCCGACGTCGTCGTGTCGGCCACCGGGCCGCTGTCCGACCCGAAGATCCCGGAGATCCCCGGCCTCGGCTCCTTCCCCGGCAAGGTCTTCCACTCCGCCCGCTGGGACCACGACGCCGACCTCGCCGGGCAGCGCGTCGCCATGGTCGGCACCGGCGCCTCCGCCATCCAGATCGTGCCCGCCCTCCAGCCCGACGTCTCCCGGCTGACGCTGTTCCAGCGCACCCCGCCGTGGGTGATGCCCCGCGTCGACCGGGCGATCAGCGGCGCGGAGCGCGCCCTGCACCGTGCCCTGCCCGTCACCGCGCAGGCGCGCCGGGGGCTGCTGTGGGGCATCCGGGAACTGCAGGTCCAGGCGTTCACCAAGCGGCCGAACCAGCTCGGTCTCGTGGAGAGGCTCGCCCGGCAGAACATGGCCCGTGTCATCAAGGACCCGGCCCTGCGGGCCAAGCTCACCCCGGACTACCGCATCGGCTGCAAGCGGATCCTGCTGTCCAGCGCCTATTACCCGGCCCTCGCACAGCCCAACGTGGACGTCGTCGCGAGCGGGCTGAGCGAGGTGCGCGGGTCCACACTGGTCGCCGCCGACGGCAGCGAGGCCGAGGCGGACGTGATCGTCTTCGGTACCGGCTTCCATGTGACCGACATGCCGATCGCCGACCGGGTGGTGGGTGCCGAGGGGCGGACGCTGGCGGAGAGCTGGAAGGACGGCATGGAGGCCCTGCGCGGCGCCTCCGCCGCCGGCTTCCCGAACTGGATGACGATCATCGGCCCCAACACGGGCCTCGGGAACTCCTCCATGATCCTCATGATCGAGTCGCAGTTGAACTACCTGGCCGACTATCTGCGCCAGCTGGACGTCCTCGGCGGCCGGGCGGCACTGGACGCCCGCCCGAGCGCCGTGCACGCCTGGAACCGCCGGGTGCAGGACCGGATGCGGCGCACGGTGTGGAACACCGGCGGCTGCACCAGCTGGTACCTGGACGCGAACGGCCGCAACACCACCGTCTGGCCGGGCACCACCTCCGAGTTCAGGCGGGCGACGCGACGGGTGGACCTCGCCGAGTACGAGGTCCTGCGCGCGCCCGCGGCCCCGGCCGCCCCGCGCGCGGCCGGCAGCGAGGTGACGGCGTGAGCGCCCGCCGCGATCTGACCGCCGTCTCCGCCGACGGCACGTCCCTGCACGTCGAGGTGTACGGCCCGCAGGGCGCGCCCGCCGTCGTCCTCGCGCACGGCTGGACCTGTTCGACCGCGTTCTGGGCGGACCAGATCCGGGACCTCGCCGCCGACCACCGCGTCATCGCCTACGACCAGCGCGGCCACGGCCGCACCCCGGCCGGCCCGGTGTGCAGCACGGACACGCTGGCCGACGATCTGGAGGCGGTGCTCACCGCGACGCTCGCGCGCGGCGAGAAGGCCGTGATCGCCGGGCACTCGATGGGCGGCATGACGGTCCTCGCGGCGGCCGGCAGGGACACCTTCAGGGAGCATGCGGCGGCGGTCCTGCTGTGCAGCACCGGCGCCTCGGGGCTGGTCGCCGAGTCCACC includes:
- a CDS encoding exodeoxyribonuclease III; the protein is MLTVTSVNVNGLRAAAKKGFVEWLADTSADVLCLQEVRAEPEQLPEAVRAPEGWHVTHAPAAAKGRAGVSLYTRREPDAVRVGFGSSEFDGSGRYLEADLPGVTVASLYLPSGEVGTERQDEKLRFMGEFLAYLKELRARAAADGREVLVCGDWNIAHQQADLKNWRANAKNSGFLPEERAWLTRVLTPTDGGYVDVVRELHPDTTGPYTWWSYRGRAFDNDSGWRIDLQVATPGLAARAVKALVERAATHAERWSDHAPVTVVFDL
- a CDS encoding GNAT family N-acetyltransferase; the encoded protein is MRIRPVPFDHPDAVKLNDEVQAEYHERYGDGGDATVLAPSDFQSPRGVYLIAYDEADRPVATGGWRGQDENGEGNQDGDAELKRMFVVRDMRGRGLARRMLTALEESARDAGRIRMVLETGTEQPEAIALYTSSGYEPCTKFGYYRAYDASRCFAKSLTP
- a CDS encoding NAD(P)/FAD-dependent oxidoreductase → MTEHVRVAVIGSGFGGLGAAVRLRREGITDFVILERASSVGGTWRDNSYPGCACDVPSHLYSFSFAPNPEWPRTFSGQEHIRAYLEHVTDVFGLRPHLRLDSEVLRMTWDAQELRWDVETSAGRYFADVVVSATGPLSDPKIPEIPGLGSFPGKVFHSARWDHDADLAGQRVAMVGTGASAIQIVPALQPDVSRLTLFQRTPPWVMPRVDRAISGAERALHRALPVTAQARRGLLWGIRELQVQAFTKRPNQLGLVERLARQNMARVIKDPALRAKLTPDYRIGCKRILLSSAYYPALAQPNVDVVASGLSEVRGSTLVAADGSEAEADVIVFGTGFHVTDMPIADRVVGAEGRTLAESWKDGMEALRGASAAGFPNWMTIIGPNTGLGNSSMILMIESQLNYLADYLRQLDVLGGRAALDARPSAVHAWNRRVQDRMRRTVWNTGGCTSWYLDANGRNTTVWPGTTSEFRRATRRVDLAEYEVLRAPAAPAAPRAAGSEVTA
- a CDS encoding MerR family transcriptional regulator, whose translation is MTEKREYRAEELAAEAGITVRTLRFYRERKLLAPPRREGRIAWYDDHHLARLRTIAALLERGHTLTGIAELADALDQGRDVADLIGVGGPTEEEPVRLTPEELAARFEGQVTPENLATALELGYLGTDGDEIVHISRRLLDVSAALVREGIPLAEVLAAGVRVRAHADALAELFTDLILRHATEQELPRLRPLARSVVEAEVSLALDRRLRKEN